In one window of Acidimicrobiia bacterium DNA:
- a CDS encoding AtpZ/AtpI family protein yields the protein MNARHRQRPMLVPPPSGDALSHGLAMVTAPVVFGLIGAFLDSRVGTGPIFLLLFAVFGVAASFASAYYRYEYRVTHDEAGKPWTRRGPA from the coding sequence ATGAACGCCCGCCACCGGCAGCGACCGATGCTTGTGCCCCCGCCGTCCGGGGATGCCCTCAGCCACGGGCTCGCGATGGTCACGGCGCCGGTGGTCTTCGGCCTCATCGGAGCGTTCCTCGACAGCCGCGTGGGCACTGGTCCGATCTTCCTCTTGCTGTTCGCGGTGTTCGGCGTCGCGGCCTCGTTCGCATCCGCGTACTACCGGTACGAGTACCGGGTCACCCACGACGAGGCGGGCAAGCCCTGGACCCGTCGAGGCCCGGCGTGA
- a CDS encoding MraY family glycosyltransferase, translating into MVGYLTVGAVGALVTFLSTFLIRRIATRVGAMSLPGPRSVHAYATPTLGGAGMFLGFLAALAVATQIDQFKEMFSLSSEPLGVVLAAGVMFMVGALDDLREVSPPAKVAGQVLSASLLSLFGVTMLFFRVPFASYDYVVLSPNWAALVTVLTVVLLANALNLIDGLDGLAAGIVIIAGTAFFLYSDRLFKAGLIDGSNIAPLIAVIAVSICAGFLPHNWHPARIFMGDAGAMFLGLLLAVTTITVGGRTADQFSGQTYFFFAPLLIPIVILAVPLVDTGFSFLRRVLRRQSFSTADREHLHHRLIRLGHGPRRTVALLWLWTALLSAAALIPTYTNRGNALVPIALGALGLLLFTYFHPGVRTRREEDAAAAEARAAELAADVGVVDLEERRRARSG; encoded by the coding sequence ATGGTTGGCTACCTGACGGTCGGCGCGGTCGGCGCGCTCGTCACGTTCCTCTCCACATTCCTGATTCGCCGGATTGCCACGCGTGTCGGGGCGATGTCGCTCCCGGGGCCGCGCAGCGTCCATGCCTACGCGACGCCCACCCTGGGCGGCGCCGGCATGTTCCTCGGGTTCCTCGCCGCGCTCGCGGTGGCCACCCAGATCGACCAGTTCAAAGAGATGTTCTCGTTGTCGTCGGAGCCGTTGGGTGTGGTGCTCGCCGCCGGGGTCATGTTCATGGTCGGCGCGCTCGACGACCTGCGCGAGGTGTCGCCGCCGGCGAAGGTCGCGGGCCAGGTCCTGAGTGCCAGCCTGCTCTCGTTGTTCGGTGTGACGATGCTGTTCTTCCGAGTCCCCTTCGCGAGCTACGACTACGTCGTTCTCTCGCCGAACTGGGCGGCGCTGGTCACGGTGCTCACCGTCGTGCTGTTGGCCAACGCGTTGAATCTGATCGACGGGCTCGATGGACTCGCCGCCGGGATCGTCATCATCGCGGGGACGGCCTTCTTCTTGTACTCGGATCGCCTCTTCAAGGCCGGCCTCATCGACGGATCCAACATCGCACCGCTCATCGCCGTGATCGCGGTTTCGATCTGCGCGGGCTTCCTGCCCCACAACTGGCATCCCGCGCGCATCTTCATGGGCGACGCGGGAGCGATGTTCCTCGGGTTGCTCCTCGCGGTCACGACGATCACGGTCGGTGGGAGGACCGCCGACCAGTTCAGCGGGCAGACCTACTTCTTCTTCGCCCCGCTGCTGATCCCGATCGTGATCCTCGCGGTTCCGCTCGTCGACACCGGGTTCTCGTTCCTCCGAAGGGTGCTGCGGCGCCAGTCGTTCTCGACTGCCGACCGCGAGCACCTCCATCACCGGCTCATCCGTCTTGGCCACGGGCCACGCCGCACGGTGGCGCTCCTCTGGCTGTGGACGGCTCTGCTCTCGGCGGCCGCGTTGATCCCCACGTACACGAACCGAGGCAACGCGCTGGTGCCGATCGCGCTCGGCGCCCTCGGGTTGCTGCTGTTCACGTACTTCCATCCCGGGGTCCGGACCCGTCGTGAGGAGGACGCCGCGGCCGCGGAAGCCCGCGCCGCGGAGCTCGCGGCCGACGTGGGCGTGGTCGATCTCGAGGAGCGCCGCCGGGCGCGTTCGGGCTAG
- the glyA gene encoding serine hydroxymethyltransferase — protein MTTPSEALEATDPEIADVIRREVERLNTTIQLIASENFTSLAVLAAQGSVLTNKYSEGYPRKRYYGGNYVVDDAEELARQRACELFGAEHANVQPHSGANANMAAYFALLEPGDTVMGMPLDQGGHLTHGAAPNFSAKLFNFVGYGLDDATELLDYDAMARIARECKPKMIVAGATAYPRVIDFEAFRAVADEVGALLLVDAAHIAGLVAGGAHPSPVPHADVVTLTTHKTLRGPRAGAILCREQYAAAIDKSVFPGLQGGPLMHVIAAKAVAFLEAMRPEFRDYVAQIVRNAAALADALTAEGFRIVSGGTDNHLMLVDLRPFGVTGKVAQEALDRAGITTNKNTIPNDPEKPFVTSGLRLGTASVTTAGMGEPEMVEIAALLAHVLRAVDDTAVADDVKDAAGRLCSKFTPYPELS, from the coding sequence GTGACCACTCCATCTGAGGCACTCGAGGCCACCGACCCGGAGATCGCCGACGTCATCCGTCGCGAGGTCGAACGGCTCAACACGACGATCCAGCTGATCGCGTCCGAGAACTTCACGTCGCTCGCCGTGCTCGCGGCGCAGGGTTCTGTGCTGACCAACAAGTACTCGGAGGGATATCCACGGAAGCGGTACTACGGCGGCAACTACGTCGTCGACGATGCCGAGGAACTGGCCCGCCAACGAGCGTGCGAGCTCTTCGGAGCCGAGCACGCCAACGTCCAGCCCCATTCCGGCGCCAACGCCAACATGGCGGCGTACTTCGCACTTCTCGAGCCGGGCGACACGGTCATGGGCATGCCCCTCGACCAGGGCGGTCATCTGACCCACGGCGCTGCCCCCAACTTCTCGGCCAAGCTGTTCAACTTCGTGGGCTACGGCCTCGACGATGCCACGGAGCTCCTCGACTACGACGCGATGGCGCGGATCGCGCGCGAGTGCAAGCCGAAGATGATCGTGGCGGGCGCGACGGCGTACCCCCGGGTCATCGACTTCGAGGCCTTCCGCGCCGTGGCCGATGAGGTTGGCGCGCTCCTGCTGGTCGACGCGGCGCACATCGCGGGACTCGTCGCCGGTGGAGCGCACCCTTCGCCCGTCCCGCACGCGGATGTGGTCACGTTGACCACGCACAAGACTCTCCGCGGGCCGCGGGCCGGCGCGATCCTGTGTCGCGAGCAGTACGCGGCCGCGATCGACAAGAGCGTGTTCCCGGGCCTTCAAGGTGGCCCGCTCATGCACGTGATCGCAGCCAAGGCGGTGGCCTTCCTCGAAGCGATGCGGCCTGAGTTCCGGGACTACGTGGCGCAGATCGTTCGCAACGCCGCAGCGCTGGCCGACGCGCTCACCGCCGAGGGGTTCCGCATCGTGTCGGGCGGCACCGACAACCACCTCATGCTCGTCGACCTCCGACCGTTTGGCGTGACCGGCAAGGTCGCGCAGGAGGCGCTCGATCGAGCGGGGATCACGACCAACAAGAACACGATCCCGAACGACCCCGAGAAGCCGTTCGTCACGAGCGGCCTGCGGCTCGGTACCGCGTCGGTCACCACCGCGGGCATGGGCGAGCCCGAGATGGTCGAGATCGCGGCGCTCCTGGCCCACGTGCTGCGGGCCGTCGACGACACCGCCGTGGCCGACGACGTGAAGGATGCGGCCGGCCGGCTCTGCTCGAAGTTCACCCCCTACCCCGAGCTTTCATGA
- the rpiB gene encoding ribose 5-phosphate isomerase B, translated as MRIAIGSDHAGFTLKEHLKDRLAADGHDVTDLGTTSEEPVDYPPICAAVAREVGAGRVERGIVLGGSGQGEQIAANKVHGVRAALCNDLYTARYSRLHNDANVLSIGARVVGVALADDIVRTWFETEFEGGRHIPRIEQIKAIEQEECA; from the coding sequence ATGCGCATCGCGATCGGCTCCGACCATGCCGGCTTCACCCTCAAGGAGCACCTGAAGGATCGCCTCGCGGCTGACGGCCACGACGTGACCGACCTCGGGACGACGAGTGAGGAGCCGGTCGACTACCCACCGATCTGCGCCGCCGTGGCCAGGGAGGTCGGTGCCGGCCGGGTCGAACGTGGCATCGTGCTGGGCGGCAGCGGCCAAGGTGAGCAGATCGCAGCCAACAAGGTCCATGGGGTGCGCGCCGCCCTGTGCAACGACCTGTACACAGCTCGGTACTCTCGACTGCACAACGACGCCAACGTGCTCTCGATCGGGGCCCGGGTCGTCGGTGTGGCACTTGCCGACGACATCGTGCGCACGTGGTTCGAAACCGAGTTCGAGGGGGGTCGCCACATCCCGCGCATCGAGCAGATCAAGGCCATCGAACAAGAGGAATGCGCGTGA
- a CDS encoding PD-(D/E)XK nuclease family protein, with protein MRFPDESSALEEPIPKVAPWLLSAADTLCARRLHSEFTCVPGTKDPFNRGRLREVLIDAVRTLHATGSIPPTPSHLEPEEQRVLEHALSWYPRLFEGIADATVESPIAEPTELPRRGVRLGGWVDLCVVSAAGGRELRQLAFGARGAPESPLDLPAIRLAVLRLAQMHWVEDETLTVVWADVLRGARRETSVRVPDDLAPIATWLDERLEVVTSRMDESAAEPGRDCTTCGFVPRCPAHELRGSMTSRKADRFPSILVLSPTSLDAWRRCRRELGNRALSIPPSDPEGGTAHGLYLHDILRFVHQQGSCRDEQHVAEILAMHGADERVADEIRRHVTKCPIDAESVGHEVEWVRTNPKPPVFLASARLDAVWRRDDVLEIRDYKTGQRAVEMTADDPRARLQGWVAAPRAAALGLRLRVRYEHLSREVDEDPEPWEPDDDDLAHVDEELRTMVAEMRAEREWHGVADETICRYCRYRSICPDSAAPSEPDWPAVTDLALDELELDGLEDL; from the coding sequence GTGAGGTTCCCCGATGAGTCGAGCGCGCTCGAGGAGCCGATCCCGAAGGTCGCGCCGTGGTTGCTCAGCGCCGCCGACACGTTGTGCGCTCGCAGGCTCCACTCCGAGTTCACGTGTGTTCCCGGGACGAAGGATCCCTTCAACCGCGGGCGCTTGCGTGAGGTGCTGATCGACGCCGTCCGCACGTTGCACGCAACCGGGAGCATCCCGCCGACGCCCTCACATCTCGAGCCCGAAGAGCAACGCGTGCTCGAGCACGCGCTCTCGTGGTACCCACGGCTCTTCGAAGGGATCGCTGATGCGACGGTCGAGTCACCGATCGCCGAGCCGACCGAGCTCCCCCGGCGTGGCGTACGCCTCGGCGGCTGGGTGGACCTGTGCGTCGTGAGCGCCGCGGGTGGACGAGAGCTGCGTCAGCTCGCCTTTGGCGCGCGCGGCGCACCCGAGAGCCCACTCGATCTCCCCGCCATCCGCCTGGCGGTCCTCCGGCTTGCTCAGATGCATTGGGTCGAGGACGAGACACTGACGGTCGTGTGGGCCGACGTGCTCCGGGGTGCGCGGCGCGAGACGTCGGTGCGCGTTCCCGACGACCTTGCTCCGATCGCGACCTGGCTCGACGAGCGCCTCGAGGTGGTCACGTCACGGATGGACGAGTCAGCTGCCGAACCGGGTCGCGACTGCACGACGTGCGGCTTCGTGCCGCGGTGCCCGGCGCACGAGCTGCGCGGCTCGATGACGAGCCGCAAGGCGGATCGCTTCCCCTCGATCCTCGTGCTGTCGCCGACCTCGCTCGACGCGTGGCGCCGGTGCCGACGCGAGCTCGGGAACCGCGCGTTGTCCATCCCGCCGAGTGACCCGGAAGGCGGCACGGCGCACGGGCTGTACTTGCACGACATCCTGCGGTTCGTCCACCAGCAGGGATCCTGCCGTGACGAGCAGCACGTCGCCGAGATCCTCGCCATGCACGGCGCCGACGAGCGCGTGGCCGACGAGATCCGCCGGCATGTCACGAAGTGCCCGATCGACGCCGAGTCGGTCGGGCACGAGGTCGAGTGGGTGAGGACCAACCCCAAGCCACCGGTCTTCCTCGCCAGCGCTCGTCTGGACGCCGTGTGGCGCCGCGACGACGTGCTCGAGATCCGCGACTACAAGACCGGCCAACGCGCCGTCGAGATGACCGCCGACGATCCGCGGGCGCGGCTCCAGGGCTGGGTGGCCGCACCCCGCGCGGCCGCACTCGGTCTGCGGCTGCGCGTTCGCTACGAGCACCTGTCGCGCGAGGTCGACGAGGACCCCGAGCCGTGGGAGCCCGACGACGACGACCTCGCGCACGTCGACGAGGAGCTCCGGACGATGGTGGCCGAGATGCGGGCCGAGCGCGAGTGGCACGGTGTCGCCGACGAGACGATCTGCCGCTACTGCCGGTACCGCTCGATCTGCCCCGACAGCGCCGCCCCGAGCGAACCCGACTGGCCCGCGGTCACGGACCTCGCACTCGATGAACTCGAGCTCGATGGCCTCGAAGATCTCTGA